The sequence GGATCCGTCGGCGAAGGTCTGTCCACAGGTGGTACACTGGTGGGGCATCGGTTATCGCTGGGAGATGAGCGCCCTGATGAGCGTCTCGTCCCGCTGGAGGGAGTGGATCTGGTTCGCCGGCCCGATCACCGTCAGTTTGGCGGAAGAGTCGTTGCCCATGAGTCTGCTCAGGAAGCCGCCGTTCGTGGCGGCAGATCGCGGGAAGCTCTCGATCTCGATGCCCGAGAAGTCGTCGGGATTGATCTCGGTCATGGTGACCTCGATGAGTTTGGACTCCTCGTCGGGCGTGAGTCCCTCCTCCAGGATCACGATATTCCCCTTCCGGACGTCGTCGAGGATCATCCGGATCTTCTCCATCGAGGTCTTGTTTCGCATCCGTTCGCCACTGATGAGGTCGATTTCGACGCCGTCTCCGGGGTGTTCTATTTCCGGCATCTGATCACCCGAAGTACTCCGCGATCTTGTCGTAGACTTCGTCCATGTTGTCTCCCTCGAGTGCCGACAACGGGACCGTCTCGTGTTGCGGGAAGGCGTTGTCGATGCGCTGGACGTTCGAATCCTCCAGGTCGATCTTGTTCGCGAAAATCAACACCGGGAGGTCACGACTCTCGATGATCCCGATGAGCATCGTGTTGACCTGCGTGAACGGGTCGGTCGCCGAATCGAGGACGTAGATGACACCGTCGACGTCCTCGCGAAGCCAGTGCATGGCCTCGGCGACGCCCTCGGTCGCCTCTCGAGAACGGCGAACCG is a genomic window of Halanaeroarchaeum sp. HSR-CO containing:
- a CDS encoding DUF2073 domain-containing protein, with amino-acid sequence MPEIEHPGDGVEIDLISGERMRNKTSMEKIRMILDDVRKGNIVILEEGLTPDEESKLIEVTMTEINPDDFSGIEIESFPRSAATNGGFLSRLMGNDSSAKLTVIGPANQIHSLQRDETLIRALISQR